The following proteins come from a genomic window of Populus nigra chromosome 6, ddPopNigr1.1, whole genome shotgun sequence:
- the LOC133697187 gene encoding eukaryotic translation initiation factor 4B2 produces MSKKWGKIGAWAADSEQAEEEERAAAAAAVSQSFPSLKEAAGTAKPKKKKMSLNEFYSTPSGGGVESKGLTPDEMFRLPTGPKERSAEEMQHGHLGGGFSNYGRTGPPPGRMRDRDNTDGSWGGGGGRRQFGGGFDDERRGQPPSRVSDYDQPSRADEVDNWAMEKKPLPSFDSGRQSRYSSLGGGGGDGGGSRADEVDNWAVGKKPFPIRPSTFGSGFRDSGPEPDRSSRGGYREPERERPRLVLDPPRVEVVVNEPVKTNRSNPFGTARPREDVLAEKGLDWKKLEMEMEAKKNSSLQSSRPASAHSSRPSSAQSNRSEGPGLLHQGFENVAAKPRPRVNPFGEAKPRELLLQERGQDWIKIDRELEHRGVDRPETEEEKLLKEQIEHLKTKLDKATKVNQEPQQVSVDDLPSLREMINEKERELEILVRDLDDKVRFGPKAIERPGSGAGRSPGFSERPPSRPGSFDESRSMEFMDRPRSRGKPDIWTRPADEQRSFQGGRERGFLSSRDFDRQRTERW; encoded by the exons ATGTCAAAAAAGTGGGGGAAAATCGGTGCATGGGCAGCCGATTCCGAGCAAGCCGAAGAAGAGGAACGCGCAGCCGCTGCAGCAGCCGTTTCTCAAAGCTTCCCCAGCCTGAAAGAAGCTGCTGGAACCGCTAagcctaaaaagaagaaaatgtctCTCAACGAATTTTATTCTACACCCAGCGGCGGCGGTGTTGAATCCAAAGGCTTGACTCCTGACGAGATGTTCCGCCTCCCTACAGGTCCAAAAGAGCGTTCCGCTGAAGAAATGCAGCATGGACACCTCGGTGGTGGATTTTCCAATTACGGTCGAACCGGGCCGCCTCCTGGACGTATGCGTGATCGTGACAACACCGACGGGTCTtggggtggtggtggtggtagaaGGCAATTTGGTGGTGGTTTTGATGATGAACGAAGAGGCCAACCTCCTTCTAGGGTTTCTGATTACGATCAGCCTTCGCGTGCTGATGAGGTTGATAATTGGGCAATGGAGAAGAAACCGCTACCTTCTTTTGATTCTGGACGACAAAGTCGTTACAGTTCACTCGGAGGTGGCGGTGGTGACGGAGGTGGTTCTAGGGCTGATGAAGTTGATAATTGGGCAGTTGGTAAAAAACCGTTCCCTATTCGACCTTCTACTTTTGGTTCGGGTTTTCGTGATTCTGGACCGGAGCCTGATCGCTCGAGCAGAGGAGGATATCGTGAGCCAGAGAGGGAGAGGCCTAGATTGGTTCTGGATCCACCAAGAGTTGAAGTTGTAGTTAACGAGCctgtaaaaacaaacaggtCTAATCCATTTGGGACAGCGAGGCCGAGAGAAGATGTGTTGGCAGAGAAAGGATTGGATTGGAAGAAGCTGGAGATGGAAATGGAAGCTAAGAAGAACTCGAGCTTACAATCTAGCAGGCCAGCTAGTGCACATTCTAGCAGACCTTCTAGTGCCCAATCGAATAGGTCTGAAGGGCCAGGGCTGCTGCACCAAGGGTTTGAGAATGTGGCTGCGAAGCCGAGGCCGAGGGTGAATCCTTTTGGAGAGGCAAAGCCCAGGGAACTGTTGTTGCAGGAAAGAGGTCAAGATTGGATAAAGATTGACCGTGAGTTGGAGCATCGTGGGGTAGATAG gcCTGAAACTGAAGAGGAAAAGTTATTGAAAGAACAAATAGAGCATTTGAAGACGAAGCTTGACAAAGCGACAAAAGTGAATCAGGAACCTCAACAAGTTTCTGTTGATGACCTACCCAGTTTAAGGGAGatgataaatgagaaagaaagggAATTAGAAATATTGGTCCGTGATTTGGATGACAAAGTTCGATTTGGACCCAAAGCCATTGAAAGGCCAGGTTCTGGGGCAGGCAGGTCTCCTGGGTTTTCAGAGAGACCTCCTTCGCGACCTGGGTCATTTGACGAGTCGAGAAGTATGGAGTTCATGGATAGGCCTCGATCTCGAGGCAAGCCAGATATTTGGACAAGGCCTGCTGACGAGCAAAGATCATTTCAAGGTGGCAGGGAAAGGGGATTTCTGAGTAGCAGAGATTTTGACAG GCAAAGGACGGAGAGGTGGTGA